A single region of the Triticum dicoccoides isolate Atlit2015 ecotype Zavitan chromosome 2B, WEW_v2.0, whole genome shotgun sequence genome encodes:
- the LOC119365704 gene encoding disease resistance protein RGA2-like → MSGLLGTVVDTAIGWLVESILGSFFTGQMEAWTHEIGLAKDVEKLKFEMRYVEMVLAAARGRRIDNMPLAQSLADLKELLYDSEDVMDELDYYRLQQQIEKGKGCSAPTGTKPEESYVSSSPLSSVVKLVRSATSQITDWISRSRKRKREEEGPAHCNMLPFEIKDSISKRINVIVNLLRSNGNSVQGALQLEILRPIATSRKCQNISRNACMTTSLSTECQMYGRDTERDEIIAQLIKGGSSDLNVFPVVGIGGIGKTTLARYVYHDKRIKNHFDLQMWVCVSTNFDIVGLTIQILEHVCEDGPYEKKSSLNKLQEILLENIRNKRFLLVLDDMWEDKDRSGWIKFLAPLKSNQANGCMVLATTRTKSVAKMIGTMGEITLSGLDEKEFWLFFKACAFRNVNCKHHPSLQFIGKQIAKVLKGCPLAARSVGALLSTDVSYQHWTAVRDKWKSLQEYDDDILPILKLSYDHLPVHLQRCFSYCSLFPEDYQFNGKELVHAWISQNFVQRKDPTIRLEETGHAYLERLVDLGFFQKDGSHYIMHDLMHVLAGTV, encoded by the exons ATGTCAGGATTGCTTGGCACGGTTGTTGACACAGCAATAGGATGGCTGGTGGAAAGCATCCTTGGTAGCTTCTTCACTGGACAGATGGAAGCATGGACTCATGAAATCGGGCTTGCTAAAGATGTGGAGAAGCTCAAATTTGAGATGAGGTACGTAGAGATGGTTCTTGCTGCTGCCAGGGGAAGGAGGATTGACAACATGCCTCTGGCCCAGTCACTGGCTGATCTCAAAGAACTGCTTTATGACTCAGAGGACGTGATGGACGAGCTCGACTATTACCGACTCCAGCAACAGATCGAAAAAG ggaaaggctgtagtgctcctacTGGCACTAAGCCTGAGGAAAGCTATGTGTCCTCATCCCCTCTATCTTCTGTTGTTAAATTAGTACGCAGCGCCACAAGCCAAATAACTGATTGGATCTCACGCAGCAGAAAAAGGAAACGTGAGGAGGAGGGGCCAGCTCATTGTAACATGCTGCCTTTTGAGATTAAAGATAGCATTTCTAAGAGGATCAATGTAATAGTGAATCTTCTACGCAGTAATGGCAATTCTGTGCAGGGGGCTCTTCAGCTTGAGATCTTGCGCCCCATTGCAACATCACGTAAGTGTCAGAATATTTCAAGGAATGCTTGCATGACAACTTCTCTTTCAACTGAATGTCAGATGTACGGAAGGGATACAGAAAGAGACGAGATAATAGCTCAGTTGATAAAGGGGGGATCTAGTGATCTGAATGTTTTTCCAGTGGTTGGCATTGGTGGTATTGGGAAGACGACGCTTGCTAGATATGTATACCATGATAAAAGAATTAAAAATCATTTTGATTTGCAAATGTGGGTCTGTGTATCCACTAACTTCGATATAGTGGGGCTAACAATTCAGATCCTagagcatgtatgtgaagatggaCCGTACGAGAAAAAAAGCAGCTTGAATAAATTGCAGGAGATCCTTTTGGAAAATATTAGAAACAAAAGATTTCTGCTTGTATTGGATGATATGTGGGAAGACAAGGACAGGAGTGGATGGATTAAATTCTTGGCTCCATTGAAAAGTAACCAAGCAAACGGTTGCATGGTACTAGCAACAACTAGAACAAAATCAGTGGCAAAAATGATAGGAACTATGGGTGAAATCACATTGAGTGGTCTGGATGAAAAAGAGTTTTGGCTGTTCTTCAAGGCATGTGCATTTCGCAATGTCAACTGCAAGCACCATCCTAGTTTACAATTTATTGGGAAACAAATTGCTAAAGTGCTAAAAGGATGCCCACTAGCTGCACGAAGTGTTGGTGCACTTTTGAGCACAGATGTTAGCTATCAACACTGGACGGCAGTTCGGGACAAATGGAAATCTCTTCAAGAATATGATGATGATATTTTACCCATCTTGAAGCTCAGTTATGATCATCTACCAGTCCACCTTCAGCGTTGTTTCTCATATTGCTCTTTGTTTCCAGAGGACTACCAATTTAATGGGAAAGAATTGGTCCATGCTTGGATATCACAAAATTTTGTGCAGCGCAAAGATCCTACCATAAGATTGGAAGAAACAGGGCACGCATATTTGGAAAGATTAGTGGATTTGGGCTTCTTCCAAAAGGATGGCTCACACTATATTATGCATGACCTAATGCATGTACTGGCTGGGACGGTTTGA